The uncultured Cohaesibacter sp. genomic sequence TGAATTCGCGCACGCTGTTCATGACATTGTCGAAATTGCCTTCGGCCAGAGAATGGTGAATGCGCAGGCGTCCTTCCATGGCATAGAGAGGGGGCGCACCAGAAATGAAAACCATCGGCACATTCTCTGCGCAGGCACCGGCCACCCCGCAAAGGGCAGACAGATCCCCCACCCCGTAGGTTGTTATCATGGCCGAGATCCGGTTGAGACGGGCATAGCCATCGGCAGCATAGGCGGAATTGAGCTCATTGCAGTTACCAACGAAGCTTAGCCCTTCCACCTCGTCGATCTGATCGAGCATCTGTAAGGTGAAGTCGCCAGGCACACCAAAAATATGCCCGATACCCATTTCCTTCAAACGCATGAATAGATAATTGCCAATGCTCGTCTTCTTAGTCACTTGCGGCCCCAAAACTTTTTCTGATCAATTTGCTTATGGATAAAGATAGCCAGAACGGCTGAAGCGATCATGACCACTGGACCCTGCTTTGTCCAGACGCAACTGATCGCTTCAGCACTTTGTTTGGGGCTGCCTTGCAAGTTACGAGGCAGAGCTCAGAAGCGCCTCTATATGAGCTGGGCCGGTTGGGCGAATTCCGTTCGGGTTCAGAGCCTTGATGGAATAGTAGCCGCGAGTGATATGATCCATATTGACGGTATCAATGATGCCCGGCAGTCGCAGGATCCGTTCCATATAGGCAGAGAGTCTTGGATAGTCCCTGATCTGCTTGCGGTTGGTTTTGAAAAGACCATGATAGGCCGCATCAAAGCGGATCAGGGTCACGAACGTGCGAATATCTGTTTCGGTTAGGCGGCTGCCAAAGAGGAAATCCCCCTCAAGACGCGCTTCCAGACTATCCAGCGTTTCAAACACGCCATCAACGGCTTCATCATAAGCCTGCTGGGTTGTCGCAAAACCAGCTTTATAGACCCCGTTGTTTAGCTTTTCATAGATCACCGGATTGAGCGCATCGATTTCTTCCTGAAGGTCTTCAGGATAAAGACGCAAATCTGAGGGCACCATATGCTCGAAGGCGGTATCAAGCATTCTCAAGATATCCGCGCTCTCGTTGTTGACCATGACATTGCGCTTCATGTCCCACAGAGCTGGCACCGTTGCACGACCAGTGAAATGCGGGTCGGCGCGCGTGTATAGCTCGTGAAGATAGGTCGAACCGAAAAGAGGGTCTTCCTCAGCTCCGGGATAGCCGCCAAAGGTCCACCCCTGATCGGTCAAGGTGGGGTTGACCACGGTGATCGGAATAATCGCTTCCAACCCCTTAAGCTTGCGGGCAATCAGAGTGCGGCAAGCCCATGGGCAGATCAGCGCCACATAAAGACGATAGCGCCCGGCTTCCGCTTCAAAGCCCCCTTCTCCGGTCGGACCAGGAGCACCATCTGGCGTGATCCAGTTTCGGAAGCTTGAGGTCTGGCGCACAAAGCGTCCATCCTTGTCGGATTTTTGCACTGGCTGCCAGTCTTTTGTCCATGTTCCATCGATCAGCATGGGGGCTCCTATTCTTTCTTTTCGCTTTGTCTATGTTGTGTTTTTTTGCGAATATTGGTCTTCTTGCGGGTGTCCGGGCTTCTTTGGTCAGGCGCTATGGAAGATGAAAGACCGCATGGAAACAGATCCAAGATCAATGCTCTCGGTCATAAAGGTCAGATCGTCTTTTTTATCCGAAGCACCGGCGATGGTGAGCGCAGGCAGATAGTGGTCCAGGGTCGGATGGGCGAACTGCAGCAGGGTTCCCAGCTCTTCAGGATCGGAAAGTGCCTTGAAGTCGCCATTGGACAGCTTGTCCGCAAAGAGCGTATCAAATTCCAGAGCGAAATCCTGCGCTTTGCCGCCGAACCGCATGGCGCGCAGATTATGCACCACGTTGCCAGACCCTAGGATCAACACGCCACGCTCGCGCAACTGGGCAAGCGTCTTGCCGATTTCAAGATGCCAGGACAGTGGCTTGGTCATATCAATCGAAAGCTGAAACACGGGCACATCGGCTTCTGGATAGAGATGCTTCAGCACGGACCAAGCGCCATGATCAAGGCCCCAACGGTCATCTTCCTGCGCATGGTGGCTGGCAAGCAGCGCAACCACATCACGCGCCAGCTTCGGATCGCCCTTGGCCGGATATTGCTGGGCGAAGAGTTCTTCAGGGAAGCCGTAAAAATCATGGATGGTTTTAGGCAGCTTTGATACATCGACGAGCGTCGAGCCCTGGGTCATCCAGTGGGCGGAGACCACAAGGATAGCCTGTGGTCGCGGCAGTGTTTCGCCAAGCAGGCTCCAGCTTTTGCTATAGATGGTGTCCTCGAGCGCATTCATCGGGTTGCCATGACCAAGAAAGACCACCGGCATACGATCAGACAGCTCAAGACCATCGCGAAGACGTTGAAGGGAATGGGTAACGCTCATTGTCTTTCTCCTTTGATGCGGTTTTTCATGGAGTGGCGACTGCGCCCCACTTATTGTTTTCTTGTTTGTCTGGCGTGAATATGGCCCCTTCTATCTAAGAATAAAATAGATATTATATTGAATAACTATCCTCATTTTGTTCTCAATCAAACCACTCAGAATGGACTGTTGGTCTTGATGTCTTCCAAGGCAAAATCAATGAGCGCCCGCACCTTGCGCGGCAGCACGGTTCCGTCCAGATAGACGGCACTCAATGGGGCCGAGAGTCCCTGATAGCTGCGCAGCAATGGTACGAGCCGCCCTTCTGATAGATCATCGGCAACAATAAAGCGCGGGCAATAGGCAATGGCATCCCCTGCCACGGCCCAATCCCGCGCGACCTTGGCGCTGTTGACGACAAAGCGACGCTTGAGAACAACGTCGGCATGCTCGCCCTCTTTGACGAAGACCCATCGTGTCGGGTCACGCCGGTTGGAGTCCACCATGCAGATATGGTCAAGGAGATCTTGGGGCGCGGATGGCTCGCCATGCTTTTTGATATAATCCGGCGAAGCCACAAGGGTTGAACTCATGTCTCCAAGCTTGCGCATTTTGAGCGAGGAGACGCTTGGCGTGCCTATGCGAAAAGCAAGATCGATACCGTCTCGGGCGAGATCGACATAGGCATCGCTGAGGCGCAAGTCGACATTCATTTGCGGGTGAAGACCAACGAACCGGCGCACCATATCGCCGACATAAATTTCGCCGAAGGAAACAGGAGCAGAAATGCGCACGAGGCCGGAGAGCCCCTTGGATTCTTCGCGCACAGAGCCGATCAGATCATCCAGCTCATCCAGCAAGGCCGGCGCACGGGCCAGAAGGTCTTCCCCCACCGGGGTGAGCCCCACCTTGCGTGTGGTCCTTTGCAACAGTCGCGCACCGATCCGCGCTTCCAGTTCGGCGACATATTTCGATGTCAGGCGATTGGAAATCCCCATACGCTCCGCCGCATCGGTGAAGGAACCGGTTTGCGCTGTGGCAACAAATGCCTTTAGGCCATCGACGAGATCCATGAGACACTCCCTTTTAAGAACAATATGGCGACAATAAATCCATATAATCACTCTTTCAAAGGAAATTACGCGTTATTAGGCATGAGCTTGGACACTATCCTGTTTCGCTTTCCAGAATGACGCTCAAGGGTCCTGCTGGCACTAAGAATAGTGCCTCATCCAGCCCGGCATAAAGCGCGCCTCGCCCCCATCGGACCAGAGAGCCTCCACTGAGCGTGCTGGGACATTTGGAAGAGCGCATGGCCATGCCTGATATTACTTATGATGCTGGCGCCCGTGCCGGTTGGGCTCTGATCAAACAGCCGACATCCAAGGAAATCCGCTATTGTAGGAAGAAGAGAATAGAGATTATCGAAACGGATGTTTCTGACTTTATGGAGAAAACAGCTATTCCCGTTTCGTCTTGCACTATGCTATAACGTTGCAAATTCAAATGTGTGGGGACACATAATGGCATTGATCGAGTGGGAAGAAGGCCGGCACCTTGTCGGCGTTGAAGAAATGGACTCTGTCCATCAGGAATTTACTTTGATTGTAAACAGGCTGGGTGAAACGCAAGACCCTGCCATTTTCAAATCTTTGTTCATACAACTCCTGGAACACACGCAAGCACATTTCGCTCTTGAAGAACAGTTCATGGAGGAAACAGGCTTCAGAGGGCATAAAGACCATCGTGCCGAGCATGAACGTGTTCTCAAGCAGATGCACTATATCAATGAAAAGGTGCAAGCGGGAAAGCTCGACTTCGGGCGCGCCTTTGTCGAAGATTTGCCGCGCTGGTTTGATTTGCATGCCGATACAATGGATACGGCCTTGGCATCTCATTTGAAAACAATGCCCGAAACGGACAGTTTCACAGTTTGACTTCCATGGCTTTATGAAAAGCCTTTAACCTTGCGGCATAGCGCAATAGGCCGTGCGACCGGCAACCCAAGTATGGCGTATGGCAGGCATATGCCCCTTCGGCCAGCCCACCAGCACCATGTCAGCGCGTTTGCCGATTTTGATTTCGCCACGATCATCCAGTTTCATGGCTTTGGCCGGATTGGTCGAGACCAGCTTCCAAAGGGTCAGGCGATCGGCGATCCTGTCCGCATCCATACGCGCTACCGCTGCAAGCATGGCGGGATAGTAATAATCAGAGGCAAGGATATCGCACAAGCCTGCCTTCACCATGTCGGCAGCATTGGGAGAATTCCCCAGATGACTGCCGCCACGCACGGCATTCGGCGCACCGAAGATCACCATGTCGCCCCGTTCCTGCGCCACAGCAGCAACAGCCACCGTCATGGGAAACTCGGAAATGGTTGCGCCGTGGCGGCGATAGAAATCCCGCGTTTCATCCTGCGTGTCATCATGGCTGAACATCGGAACATCTTTGTCGCGCCCCAACTGGCCCACTTCAGCAATGGCTTCCTTTACCAGCGGGCGCATCTGCCAGCGATCCTTGATCAACTCAACATAGTCTTCTGCTGAAAGCCCGGATCGCTCGGCGCGTCCTTTCATTTTGGCAAGAAATTGCGGGCTGGAGGTGTCAGCAACACGGAATTGCAAAGAATGCTCGAATGGACGGCGCTGCAAGGAGATATCAGGATGCAGCATGGCCATCGATGTATGGTCGTTGAAAGCCAAAGAGGGCGTGAGCGGCCCTTCAAGAGTATCCTTAAGCAAGTCTATGCCTTCAAGGGAGAATGTTTCCCAGCGCAGTTGAACCCGGTTTTCAACCGTAAGCCTGTTTGACCATTGCGTGAGCGCCTTGATCATTTCGCGCGCGCGATCAACACTGCGCAGCCCTGGCTCCCAGCTGATGGACAGCGCATGATAGGCGGTCGCTATGCCATTGGTGGCCAGTTGCCTATCGGTTTCAAGAATGGCAGCTTCCATCGGGAAGAAGACATTGGGACGCGGCATCAATTGTCGCTCGAAGGCATCACCATGCACATCGATCAGCGCGGGCGCTAGAATACGGCCGGTTCCGTCTATCTCTTTTCCTCTTGCGGCGCCCCCGATCTCAGAGATGATGCCATCCGCAACGGTAACCGAGGTTTCCACGATCTGGTCTGGCAGATAAACCAGAGCGCCTGTGACGGTAAATTCACGCATGAGATTTCCTTGCTGATGCCGATTGGCCCTGTTGTTGGCAGATGCGCGCCCTCGGTTCCAGACGCATTTTCTTGCCCATAGTTTTACAAGTTACCGGCTTGATGTCACTATAATAACAAAATGCGCAGTTAGGCGCTCCTTCAACCAGAAATCACTGGATGAATCGGAAATGGAGCGCTCAAGATGGCTCCTATGCACCATCTGATCGGCTCAATCGGGTATGGTCTACACCATGGCATTGCAACGAAGCGCATCTCTCTTTATTGCATAACAAGGCTTGCCAAACAGACCGGGGCCCACCCTAATGAAGGAATAAACCAGTATGAAAGCGATTGTATTCGATTTGGATGGCACTCTGGTGGATAGCGTGCCGGATCTTCACGCCACGGCCAACAGATTGCTGGTAGCGCATGGCTGCGAGCCGTTGACGCTGGAGACAGTGCGTTCATTTGTTGGCAACGGCGTTCCGGTGCTTGTTAAAAAAATTTGCAAGGCCGCCGGTCTTGCCTTTGACGAAAGCAATCGCGAGGCCATCATTGGCGAATATCTGGCAACCTATGATCTGGTGCTTGAAGACAAGAATACCCAGCCCTTTCCCGGCGTCCGCAATTGCCTTGAAAGCCTCAAGGACAAGAGCCTGATGCTCGGGCTTTGCACCAACAAGCCGGAAGCACCGACCCGTGTCATTCTTGAGGATCTGGGCTTTGAGCATTTCTTCGAAAAGATCATTGGCGGCGACAGCCTGCCCCAGCGCAAGCCTGCCCCTGAACCTCTCTGGGCCAGCTATGAAGGCTTTGATTTGAAGGATTGCCTATTTGTTGGCGATAGCGAAGTGGATGCCGCAACTGCGGCGGCAGCCGGTGTTGATTGTGCGCTTTATTCCGAAGGCTATCGCCAGACACCATTGGAAGACCTCCCGCACGCCTTCAGCTTTGATGATTTTTCCAAGCTTCTGGCCTATGTAGAATCCCGTCTCTGAGAGGTGCTTATCGCAAATCCGGCTTTCACGAGCAGAAAGCCGGATCAGCACTGGTTTTAAGACTCGTCGGCAGCTTCCAGCGCCCGCTTGATGCGCCGAGCGAGCGCCCTGCGGGCCTTTTCATCGGCGAGCTTGTCGAAGGCCTCCTTGAGATCGATTTGAAGCTCGGCAAACTCGTTGTGTGCATCCCACCCACAAATATCAGACTGTTTGACACGGTGCGTGATGTTGGGCGCATATTCGGCCACGCCTTTTGTCTTCAGATGCACCTCATCATCAATCGCGGGCACGGTAATCATTTTCTCCGGCAGGCCCTTGGCAATCAGATCAGCCTTGAGCGCTTCTGACGACTGCTGTTCGCCATGACACAGGAACAGACCATGGCGGATGGGCTGCCGCTCCAGTATCCACTCGATCAGCTCATCACCGTCGGCATGACCGGAATAGGTTTCAAGCTGGCGTACCTTGCCGCGAATGCGGATCTCCTCGCCTTGAATGCGGACCTTTTTGGCGCCATTGCTGAGCAAGCGCCCAAGGGAGCCTTCGGCCTGAAAACCAACCAATAGCAAGGTGGTGTTCGTGCGCCACATATGGTTCTTGATATGATGGCGAATGCGCCCGGCATCGCACATACCGCTGCCCGCCATGATGATCGCCCCGGATTTGATGCGGTTCAAGCCCTTGCTCTCTTCAACGCTCTGGGTGAAGTGAATGCGGGATGTATCGAGCTTGTCGACAAAATTCTCGATATCTTCCAGTTCGCCAGCATGCTTGACAAACACCTCCGTTGCCTTGATGGCCAGTGGGCTATCAAGGAAGATCGGCACATCCTGCAATTGTCCGGTATGCTGCAAAATGAGGATGTCGGCGAGCAGTTCCTGGGTGCGTTCAACGGCAAAGGACGGGATAAGCAACAGCCCGTTATCCTTGAGCCCGAGCTGAATCTCCTCCAGCAGGATATGGCGCTTTTCTTCCGGGGTTACATCCGGCCTATTGCGCCCGCCATAGGTGCTTTCCGAAATCACATAGTCATAGTCGCTCGATGCGGCTGGATCAGGATAGAACAGCTTGTGATCGGGGCCCAGATCGCCGGAGAAGAGCAGCCGCAGGCTTTTCTCATCTGGATCATCGGAAGGAATTTCCAATGCGATGGAGGACGATCCAAGAATGTGACCGGCATTCCAGAATTTAGCCCGAATGCCTTCGATATTGATCCATTCCTCAAAAAGCACCGGCTCGAAGAAATCCTGACAGGCCTGCGCATCCTGCTGGGTGTAGATGGGCTCGACCTGCGGTTTGCCACGCCGCGCATTGCGCCGGTTGAGGTTCATCACATCCATTTCCTGGATATGGCCACTATCGGGCAACATGGCCGCCAACAGATCCTTGGTTGGCTCGGTCATGTAGGTCGGCCCCTTGAATCCTTGCTTGTAAAGCTTGGGGAGCAAACCGGAATGGTCGATATGGGCGTGGGTCAACAAAACAAAGTCGATTTCTGCCGGATCAAAAGGGAAGCCATCATAATTGAGAGACCGAACGGTTTTGGTGCCCTGAAACATGCCGCAATCGACCAGAAACTTGTGTCCTACCGTCTGAACGAGATAGCAAGATCCGGTGACGATGCCTGCAGCACCACAGAATTTGAGCTTTACATCCATTTTCGCACTTCCTCCCGGCCCTTTATGAACGGCCTGTTGATCTTGGACTTATGTATCTTCTCTTGGTTATGTGTTCTTTGCCCCTTGGCCCCTTGCCTTTCATCCTTTCACGCTGGTGGTGGAATGCAACATCTCCTTGAAATAATGATATCATATTCCCTTAAAAACGCGTCAACTTGTTCTATCTATAAAGGAGAGGAAGCCGGCGGTTTCATCCATTTGGCAACGAACAGAGAAGTGACTCTTACCCATGCAATCAAATTCCCCAAAACATGACCAAACCAACAGCAACGACCTTCTCGCCTATGAAGATGTCAATTTCCTTCGTCGCCCGGAATTGCGCGGGGCCCGCCTCGAACTCGAGTTCACCAAGGCAGACCTTGGCATGCGGGATCATGGCATTTTGTCAACTGTGGTTGTGTTTGGCAGTGCCCGGCTGAAAGAAGATCATCCCTACTATCAGCAAGCGCAGGAATTGGGTCGCATCGTTTCCGAGCGTGGTGGTGCGCTCAATCCGACCAACGGTAGCCATCACAATGTGATCTGTACCGGTGGCGGGCCGGGCATCATGGAAGCAGCCAACCGTGGCGCCCATGACGCCGGGGCAAAGAATATTGGCCTGAATATCGTCTTGCCTCACGAGCAGCATATCAATCCCTATGTCACGCCGGGGCTTAGCTTCCAGTTTCAGTATTTCGCGCTGCGCAAGATGCATTTTGCCATGCGGGCCAATGCTCTCGTGGCCTTTCCCGGAGGCTTCGGCACGCTCGACGAACTGTTTGACATCCTGACTCTAAAGCAAACCGGCAAAGCCTCTGGCATGCCCATCATCCTGCTGGGCAAGGCATTCTGGGAGAATCTGATCAATTTCGACATCCTGATCGAGCATGGCACGATCCATCCCAAGGATGTGGAACATTTCATCATCGTGGACACTCCCGAAGAAGCATGGCAGGTGATGGTGGACCATGGCCTTCAAACCTCATTGCCAACCAAAGCCGTTTGATCCTTTCCCAACGCCCTTTGCCGCGAAAAAGCCCTCCCGGGCTCCCATGCCCACGGGATGGCCTTGATTTCCCTTTTGGTCATGAAATTACCCTCGGTTGAGTTCAATCAATCCGAGGGTAAGGGCTGGCTTGGTCTAGTTGATATGTAGGTGAATGGCGAAAGCTATGTCAGCAAGGCTATGGCTTTTTCCTTCGCGGTTTCATCAATCGCAAGGGAGCGGATATCGCTTGAAATCGCCTCAATCGGTCTTTGTTCAAGCCCTCCCTCTTCGGTCTCATCAAACAAGGCTATCGCGGCCCTAAAGACTTGACCGTCAAGGATCGCTTTGAAATGAAGCCCTTTGTCGGTTTTGGTAATGTCCATGAAATCTACTCCGCCATATAGGTTGCTGTCATATAAAGCGTGACGTTGCCCGTCAGGTTCGCCGCTGTCACATAGGTGTCTCCGCCAGAGGCATCAGCCGACATCAGACGGATCCTGCTCGTATCCTGCATAAAGCCGTTCAATGTGGTGCCGGGTATCGTCAAGCCGCTCCAGAAACGGCCAAGGCCGTTGCCCTGTTGGGAACACCGGTGAATGATTTTCGAAGAAACGGGAGCCCACCAATAGCCAACTGACCGGCAAGGGCACTGACATCACTGGTCACCAGATGAATCCCCAAGTAAACCAGCGCCCCGATTTTGGTATAGACGCCATAATCAGATGACAGTGTGGCAACGCCGCCACTCAAGCCAATCAGCGTGGGCGTCCAGATCCCCTCTTCGTAAGAGTTCAACTCATTGGCCGCGCTATCCGCACCAAGGCGCAAATGATTGGGCAGATACACCGCGCCGCTATCTTTTTTGACAACAAGACCATT encodes the following:
- a CDS encoding alpha-D-ribose 1-methylphosphonate 5-triphosphate diphosphatase, translating into MREFTVTGALVYLPDQIVETSVTVADGIISEIGGAARGKEIDGTGRILAPALIDVHGDAFERQLMPRPNVFFPMEAAILETDRQLATNGIATAYHALSISWEPGLRSVDRAREMIKALTQWSNRLTVENRVQLRWETFSLEGIDLLKDTLEGPLTPSLAFNDHTSMAMLHPDISLQRRPFEHSLQFRVADTSSPQFLAKMKGRAERSGLSAEDYVELIKDRWQMRPLVKEAIAEVGQLGRDKDVPMFSHDDTQDETRDFYRRHGATISEFPMTVAVAAVAQERGDMVIFGAPNAVRGGSHLGNSPNAADMVKAGLCDILASDYYYPAMLAAVARMDADRIADRLTLWKLVSTNPAKAMKLDDRGEIKIGKRADMVLVGWPKGHMPAIRHTWVAGRTAYCAMPQG
- a CDS encoding glutathione S-transferase family protein — its product is MLIDGTWTKDWQPVQKSDKDGRFVRQTSSFRNWITPDGAPGPTGEGGFEAEAGRYRLYVALICPWACRTLIARKLKGLEAIIPITVVNPTLTDQGWTFGGYPGAEEDPLFGSTYLHELYTRADPHFTGRATVPALWDMKRNVMVNNESADILRMLDTAFEHMVPSDLRLYPEDLQEEIDALNPVIYEKLNNGVYKAGFATTQQAYDEAVDGVFETLDSLEARLEGDFLFGSRLTETDIRTFVTLIRFDAAYHGLFKTNRKQIRDYPRLSAYMERILRLPGIIDTVNMDHITRGYYSIKALNPNGIRPTGPAHIEALLSSAS
- the gph gene encoding phosphoglycolate phosphatase (PGP is an essential enzyme in the glycolate salvage pathway in higher organisms (photorespiration in plants). Phosphoglycolate results from the oxidase activity of RubisCO in the Calvin cycle when concentrations of carbon dioxide are low relative to oxygen. This enzyme is a member of the Haloacid Dehalogenase (HAD) superfamily of aspartate-nucleophile hydrolase enzymes (PF00702).) gives rise to the protein MKAIVFDLDGTLVDSVPDLHATANRLLVAHGCEPLTLETVRSFVGNGVPVLVKKICKAAGLAFDESNREAIIGEYLATYDLVLEDKNTQPFPGVRNCLESLKDKSLMLGLCTNKPEAPTRVILEDLGFEHFFEKIIGGDSLPQRKPAPEPLWASYEGFDLKDCLFVGDSEVDAATAAAAGVDCALYSEGYRQTPLEDLPHAFSFDDFSKLLAYVESRL
- a CDS encoding LysR family transcriptional regulator codes for the protein MDLVDGLKAFVATAQTGSFTDAAERMGISNRLTSKYVAELEARIGARLLQRTTRKVGLTPVGEDLLARAPALLDELDDLIGSVREESKGLSGLVRISAPVSFGEIYVGDMVRRFVGLHPQMNVDLRLSDAYVDLARDGIDLAFRIGTPSVSSLKMRKLGDMSSTLVASPDYIKKHGEPSAPQDLLDHICMVDSNRRDPTRWVFVKEGEHADVVLKRRFVVNSAKVARDWAVAGDAIAYCPRFIVADDLSEGRLVPLLRSYQGLSAPLSAVYLDGTVLPRKVRALIDFALEDIKTNSPF
- a CDS encoding TIGR00730 family Rossman fold protein produces the protein MQSNSPKHDQTNSNDLLAYEDVNFLRRPELRGARLELEFTKADLGMRDHGILSTVVVFGSARLKEDHPYYQQAQELGRIVSERGGALNPTNGSHHNVICTGGGPGIMEAANRGAHDAGAKNIGLNIVLPHEQHINPYVTPGLSFQFQYFALRKMHFAMRANALVAFPGGFGTLDELFDILTLKQTGKASGMPIILLGKAFWENLINFDILIEHGTIHPKDVEHFIIVDTPEEAWQVMVDHGLQTSLPTKAV
- a CDS encoding hemerythrin domain-containing protein, whose amino-acid sequence is MALIEWEEGRHLVGVEEMDSVHQEFTLIVNRLGETQDPAIFKSLFIQLLEHTQAHFALEEQFMEETGFRGHKDHRAEHERVLKQMHYINEKVQAGKLDFGRAFVEDLPRWFDLHADTMDTALASHLKTMPETDSFTV
- the ygiD gene encoding 4,5-DOPA dioxygenase extradiol, which produces MSVTHSLQRLRDGLELSDRMPVVFLGHGNPMNALEDTIYSKSWSLLGETLPRPQAILVVSAHWMTQGSTLVDVSKLPKTIHDFYGFPEELFAQQYPAKGDPKLARDVVALLASHHAQEDDRWGLDHGAWSVLKHLYPEADVPVFQLSIDMTKPLSWHLEIGKTLAQLRERGVLILGSGNVVHNLRAMRFGGKAQDFALEFDTLFADKLSNGDFKALSDPEELGTLLQFAHPTLDHYLPALTIAGASDKKDDLTFMTESIDLGSVSMRSFIFHSA
- a CDS encoding MBL fold metallo-hydrolase produces the protein MDVKLKFCGAAGIVTGSCYLVQTVGHKFLVDCGMFQGTKTVRSLNYDGFPFDPAEIDFVLLTHAHIDHSGLLPKLYKQGFKGPTYMTEPTKDLLAAMLPDSGHIQEMDVMNLNRRNARRGKPQVEPIYTQQDAQACQDFFEPVLFEEWINIEGIRAKFWNAGHILGSSSIALEIPSDDPDEKSLRLLFSGDLGPDHKLFYPDPAASSDYDYVISESTYGGRNRPDVTPEEKRHILLEEIQLGLKDNGLLLIPSFAVERTQELLADILILQHTGQLQDVPIFLDSPLAIKATEVFVKHAGELEDIENFVDKLDTSRIHFTQSVEESKGLNRIKSGAIIMAGSGMCDAGRIRHHIKNHMWRTNTTLLLVGFQAEGSLGRLLSNGAKKVRIQGEEIRIRGKVRQLETYSGHADGDELIEWILERQPIRHGLFLCHGEQQSSEALKADLIAKGLPEKMITVPAIDDEVHLKTKGVAEYAPNITHRVKQSDICGWDAHNEFAELQIDLKEAFDKLADEKARRALARRIKRALEAADES